ATACACAACTGGCGACCGAGATTCAGTTCTGCCCGTCAACGAGGGGACGTCGTCGACTATTCGGTATCCTTACCAAGGACGTCGACCGACGCGATCGCTCACTTTGCTCGAATGGCGGCGACCCACATGTCAATAGGCCTCTTCTCGTTCAGCATCTCCGACAGATGATCAATTTACCATCCAGTTCTGCGTCCAGTCGTCGTTCTTGACGCTCCCACGTTGAGAGGACCTCGGTTGAAGGCACATCGGCCTTTCGAGGTTGGCGATGGCCGATCGGCGCCCGCCACGGCAATTGCGATGTCAGATCCAACGCGCGGTTTCGGGCCGAGACGGGTATCGCGACGTCGTTCTTCTCATTCTCTGCGCTGGCACTGACCTGGAGATCAGGGAAGACATCGACGTTTTCGTGCTTCTCAGCGGCAAAAACCGGCGCAAGCGAACCGAGGAGAGCAACGCCAGCCGCCACGAGTACACCATTGATGGCCGACTGTTTCATGATCGAGATTGAAGACATGACGACGATCCTTGTGTCGAGACTCTCTACGACTGACCCCAGTCTGGTGTCACCGTACTCATCCAGCCAAACCGCTTAATGCCGCCACAGATCGAGGATGTGCTCATCCATCTCACCATCCCCGATCGGTGTACCTGATTGAGGCGTCGCTATTCCTGAAGCAGAATTGATTCGGCAATACGCCAAACGGCCAGATGCGGTGGCTTGGCATTGCTGGTAGCTCGTGAAACTACAGTCGCCGCGCCCGCCACCACACTCGTCGCGTTGGATACAAAACGGATAGTCGCGAGCCGCGATCTGGTTGTCGACCGCGAAAGCGACCGCGGACGTCAGCGGCGCAAATAGGAACGTACGCATTGTTCTCCCCGCGTGAGACTGTCTCGACTGCGCGGCCATGGTGCATCTGACTTTTTTCAGCGGCTCGGTGCGATTTTCGTCCATCCGAATTCGCTCCCTCACCCGCCGGTAACTGCAAGTATCGTTTCCTTGATCTTTGCTTTGGCGTAATTGCCGGCCTGTTCCAGCTCAACATGCGGGAAGTTAGGCAATTCGTTAGCCGCAACCACACAGTCGATAACGGCCGGGCAATCGGCCTTGAGCGCTTTATCGATAACATCACGCAACTCGGCGGGCCTTTCGGCCTTGAAGCCTACCCCGCCGCAGGCCCGCGCTAGCGCCACATAGTCCGGATTGGGGAAGTCGATCCCGTGTTTCCAGGCCGGCACCCCGATCGCTTCGGCCTCAAGCGTGATCAGTCCGAAAGCCGAATTGTTATAGACGAAGCACTTCACCGGCAGCTTATGATGCACGGCAGTGAGGAATTCGCACATCAGCATGTTGAAACCGCCGTCGCCGCAGAGTGCGATGACTTGGCGCGAACGGTCGAGCGCCTGAATGCCGTTAGCCTGACCAAGCGCGGTGCCAACGGCGCCATTGTTGAACGAGCCGATGATCCGCTGCTCGCCACTCTGGCGGATCCAGTTACCGGACCAGAGCGTATTGAGCCCGGTGTCGATGACGAACACGGCATTGCGCGCGGCGAGGTCACTCACCGCACGCGCCACAGCCTGCGGGTGAACAAGGTTCTTGCTGCGCGCAAGATCGGATTGTTTGTCTAGCATCTCGTCCCAGGCCTTGCGCCGATCTGTGATGAAATCGAAGAATTCGCTGTCGCTCTTCGGCTTTACCCGACTGAGCAGTGATCTGATCGTCGGTCGCACAGACCCATTGACACCGAGCGCAGTCGGGGTGCGGCGGCCGAGCACACGCGCCCGATCGTCAACCTGGATGACGGCTCCCTTGCGGGGCAAGAATTCGGAATACGGATAGTCTGTGCCGAGCATCAAAAACAAATCGCAGCGCATGGCGGCTTGATAGACCGGTTTCGTCCCGATCATGCCGATGCCACCCATCCACCGCGGGTCGTTGTAAGACATAATGTCCTTGCCTTTGAAGGAATGGATCAGCGGTGCCTTGAGGCGATCGGAAAGCGCACGTAATTCTTCCGCTGCGCCATTACATCCAGCACCGCACATGATGACGATACGGTCAGCTTCGTCGATGCGACGAGCCATCTCGGCAATATCTGCTTCGCCGGCGGATATTTCGGGTCGCTGCTTGAGCGTTGTAACGCTCGTAACGCTGCCTTCGGACGTCGCGCCAATGACATCTTGTGGGAGAGTCAAATGTGCGACGCCGCGGCCAGCATAGGCGGCGGCGATGGCCTGATGGATAACGGCCGGCGCCTGTGCGGGCGATGAAATCGTTTCGGTATAGAGCGAGACATCACGGAATAGCAGGTTTGACTCTGTCGCCTGAAAATAGTCAGTGCCCTGCTTCTGGCGCGGCATCTCTCCGGAGAGCGCAAGAACCGGCGCATGGTCGCGATTTGCTTCGTAGAGGCCGGCGACGAGATGCGTGCTGCCAGGTCCGGTTGTGCCGCAACAAACGCCGAGCCGACCCGTGAGCTTTGCCTGCCCCGCGGCCGCGAGCGCAGCTCCTTCCTCATGGCGGACGCCGATCCATTCAATTTCGCTGTGACGAACGGCGTCGGCGATCGGATTAAGCGAATCGCCAATTAGTCCAAATATCTGCCTGACACCAACCTTTTCGAGCACGTCGACCAAAGTACCGGCTACTGTCTGTGACATCTACGTCTCCTCCAATTTCAAATTGTCTCTATCGCGACGCACGTTCGACCGACAGGACTTTCTGCTTGGCCTTTGGCCGGGCGCGCAAGCGTCACTCACTTGTCTAAGGTAGAGAGCCATTCCTAAGCGCCTTAGCTCGATCTGCTAACGCGAAAACGCAAATCTTGCTGTTTCGGGACTGACGTAGTTTAGGGTGTTTTGCGTCAATCATCGCGTCGCCCTCTGCCAAGCGAGCAAAGCACACCTTTTGTTTGGTAACCGCGATAACCGAGCATGTCGTTAGTGTTGTTGCATGAGTTCTCTTTGATTGCGAACGACCTCAAGAAGAGGGCCGCCCGATGGGAGCAAAGTGACAAGTTGCGGGAAGGCAAACGCTTCACTGCTCCGCGACGCGAACGAGATCCTGCTTCAAGAGATAGAGTGAGACGGCAAGCAGCACGGTGTCCTTCATCAAGAACGGGACATTGCCAGTCATAGCCGGAAAACCGGCTGCGGGATCCCAGCCGTCCGGCATGAACGGAATGATCGTAACCGTTCCGACGAAGGTCGCGGTCGAACCGAGGGCACCGAGGATGCCGAGCCGCTTGTCCCAGAATCCTGCAAGCAACAGCGCGCCGAATGTCCATTCCGACACGCCGAGTAACCAGCTCGCACCCTGGTGGCTGAACACGACGTACAGCCAAGAGATCAGCGGACCGTTGCTGATGAAGGGAACAAGCCGCTCCGCCTCGTACGCCCACCACTTCTGGTAACCGAAGAGAAGAAATATGATTACCATCGAGACGCGGATAGCGTGGTAATCGAGATCTGACGTGAGCAGGATCGACCTACGTAGCTTTCCGACAAACGGATTAAGTGTGGTGTCCATAAGCGCGTTCATTGCTTACTCCTCTACGCGGCAACCGAGCGATGCCGGAAGTCGATTGGGTGTGTGCTTGTGAGATACGTCCAAGAAATTCGGGTGGTAGAGAGTCTCACGCAATCCTCATCGGTGCACGAGTTCAACGTTGTAAGAAAGTGTTAATTGTCGGGGAGCCACAGCCGCGTGCTGCTCGAAGATCGACCGTCTCGAACTCTTCAGGACAAACCACTCCACGACGGTTCGGGGAAGTCGTCAGGAGGAGATTTGTATGGATCGATATCAAGGACTCTACGCATTGCCCTGCAGGTGCAATTCAGTAACGACGATTAACACCATCTCACAACACTGAGCTCGCTTCTGTTGGGAGTTTGCTGGATGCTTGTCCCCAATCGGAAGGCAACAATGCAATTCCGCTTGAGGAGCGCCATGCGCGAGACAGAAGGACTGGTCAAGATAGCGGAACCCCGCGAGATTTTTGGTACAGCGCCGACGGCAAAGAGGCCCATCACTTGGAGCATGACGGCCAAGGCGGCTCCGCAAGAGCCTTCGGAGTTCGAGTCCTTGTTACTGGCAATAGCGGGACACGATCTCCGGCAGCCACTTCAAGTGATCCAAGGCGCTCACGATTTCCTCGGTCTTGGCGTTCGAACGGCGTCCGAGTTGCGTCTGCTGCGGGCCGGCCAGAGTGCTATCGATCGGCTGAAGGACCAGCTTGATCAGTTACTGGCCGCTATCCGGTTCCGCGAGCATGCGGAGGGAGTGAAGTTGACGCCGGTTCCAGTTGGGCCCCTGCTTCGACAAGCTCGTCACGAGCAAGAGATTGGCGCCCTACGCAAAGGAGTCAGCATTCGGACCGTCCAAACCACCGCCACGATACACGGCAACGCGCTGCTTCTCAGCACCGTCCTGCGCAACTTGGTTAGCAACGCTATCAGATACACAGAACCCGGTGGACGCATTCTCCTGGGTTGCCGTCACGTCGGCGAGAGCATTCGTATCGATGTCTATGACACTGGAATCGGCATGACCGCGGACCAAATGCCTAGAGTTTTCGAGGCTTTCACTAGGCTGGATCCGGCGCGACGCGATGGTTTGGGCGTCGGCCTCTTCATCGTGCGCCAGGCCGTCGGCATATTAGGGTATCGCGTCGATATCAACTCAGAGCCGTCGCAAGGGACCCGATTCTCGATCTTCGCACCAAGAGCCTAGAAAGCAGCAGTGCAACCGCGTCAAGCTGAGTCGCTTCGGGGAAACAATGTTCGGAGCGCAGCCATGAAGTTTGTGTTCGTGAATGACAGGGCGCCCCGCGCACCGTCTACATGCGCGCATTGTTCGACTTCGATAGCAAGGAGCTATCTCCGAGATCTGTCCTCTAAGACGCTGTACTGCGATCGCAAATGCTACCTTAGTGCAACTGTACCGTTTGCGGGGACAGGTAATGATGGCTTGTCAATACTTGGCCTCCAGTGGGCTGACGATTTTCAGCGCGCCCTTTTCGGCGGCTTGGACAATTAGGAGGAGCTCATGCTCCTGAGCAGCCTAATTGGGCGTCGCTCCAGTACCCGGCCCTTCCGCTAAGCGAATCGAGGGGCACCTTTGAGAGATTATCGGGCGACATGATTGCCGAGTGGACAACCAATCCCCACTGTCGATCAAAGACTGCCTCATTTCGCGTAGGAATGGGCGCGGCAGCCCCTCATTGCGATCTTCTCCCGACTGTTCGGAAATACAAATATGAAGCCACCCATTTGCCTCCAACCCCGATTCCGACTCCAACCACGGTATCAGCCAGACGCAGGACTGGTTGCTGCCAGGCATCTGTGGGACTAATCGCAGCAACAACCATGACGACCACGGTGGTTATTCCCGTAGTGACAATGTCGTCTTGTCGCCCCAAAAGCATCATTGCCAATGTGCCGATCCCAATTAGCGCAGCTAGGCCTGGTACGGTGAATGGGAAAACCCAAAGATAGGGCAAGCACAGTGCGAAGCTCACGCCCGTAGCTACCAACCGGCTCGCTCCTGCCGACAAACTGTCGTCCCGCGAGCCCCGAAACACAAAGAGGGTAGCCACCGCCGACCACATGCCTCCTAATAGATCAGAATCCATGCGGACCATTGAGGCTAACGCGTAGGTCATGGTCCAATAGGAGATCGCGCACACGATTCCCATATTTAGCGAATAGACGAGCTTCCAAGACGAGAGCCTTGCCCGAACAATCATACCATCACCTTTTTCGGCGCTGGAAGCCAAGCTATCCTACTCAACGACTTGTCTTCAGGATCAGAGAGCCTTGTGGTCGCGGGTAGCCGCTTCCAGCTCGGCCTTTATGCCGAAGAAACTCTCGTCAAGCGCAAGTGGATTTTCACGATTGAGGCCGATCAGCTTAGCCCTCGCATCGCCACCTCGCGCGACTTCGAGGGCGTTGGCCTCTATTCCCTCCACGATCGCAGCGGAGACATCGACCGCGGACTCGCGTGCGAAACCAAGATCCACCCCCGCCTTAGAAGTTGCCATCATCGGAGTTTCAGTGGCGATCGGATAGACCGTCAATACGTGCACGCCCTCGCCCTTGAGCTCACGGCGCAGCGCCTCACCGAAGCGGGCAAGCCCGGCTTTCGTGGCTGCATAGCTCCCATAGAAAGGCACGCCGGTCAGCGCAGCCGCAGATGTCACGTTGACAATCAGCCCATGGCCACTCACGCGCAAGTATGGTAGTGCCTCTCGCGTCAACAGGATTGGCGCCAGCAGATTGACCTCGACCATGGCCCGAATCTCGCCTTCGGAGATAGTCTCGATCCGTCCGGCCCGCACCGCGCCAGCATTGTTCACGAGGATGTCCATGCCGTCGAATTCTGCCTTCGCATAAGCCAGAATCTTCTGTCGATCCGGACCTCTGGTGACATCCGCCGCAATCGCTCCTATGCTCGCGCCGAGCACCTTGAGCTCAGCAACAGCCCGGTCTAGCTCCACTTGTCGCCGACCCACAATTGCCACGCGCGCTCCGCGCGCCAACATTGCCCGCGCTAGCGCCAAGCCGATGCCGCTGGAGCCGCCAGTGATCACAACGCGCTTCCCCTTCAAATGCATTGCTCAATCCTTCTGCTCAAGGCGCTCGGCTGTCGACTTCGCCATTTGCAACAGGGTTATGGCCCTAAGCTCGTTCTAGCGAGCATACCCTACTCCTGATCGAACAGCTAAGCCTCTATGGCTGACAGTCTTTCAGCTAGGCCAAAGACGCCAGAAGAGCTCTTGCATCTCGAAGATCCGGTGTCTCAAATTCTTCCGCAAAGCGGTCGTAAACGGGTGCCAAGATGCTCCTTGCCTCTTCCCGCTGGCCTCCCTCGGAAAGCAACCGCGCGAGTGTTGTGGCCGAGCGCAGCTCGTAAGCAAGAGCAGATTGATCTCGCGCAAACCTTAGCGACTGCCTAAGGCAATCCAGAGCAGCCGCAACGTCCTTTTGTGGCGCGGCCGCGAGCACCTCAGCTTTTAGGCGCAGCAGTTCGGCTATGTGAAAGGTCGCTCCTAAGCTCGTCGCCTGGCCTATCGCTCCGTTAACGGTCAATAGAGCTTCGCCGAACTGGCCCGCTTTCAATAGCCCCTGCGTCAGGGCGCCCGCAAATACAGTCAGGAGGATATTGTGGTGTTCGGAATGCAAGGCTCCAAGTGCGGTTCGTAGCAATTCGATACCAACGTCTGCTTGTCCACGTGCTGCTGCGATCTCATCTTTCAGACCGGTGCCGACGGCTTGACTGGCTTGCAGGGGAGCTTGCTCCAGCGGGGGACGCGCCACGGCGGCCACGAAGCAATAGCCTCGGCCCGCGACGTTAGAAATGTACCGGGCGCCGTCCAGACCATCGCGGAGCACTTTGCGAAGACTAGCGATATGCACACGGAGATTTGCTTTTTCCACAACGACGTCTGGCCAAGCCCGCGCGATGAGCTCCTTTTGGCTGATAACTTCGCCGGCGCGCTCTACCAAGACGGTCAAAAGATCGAGCGCACGACCGCCAATCGGAAGTGCTTCCTCCCCCCTCTTCAATAACCGCTCAGCTACGGAGAGTTTGAATGGGCCAAAGGCAAACACGTTGTTGACGCGCAAACCGTCGATCTCAGGAATGGGCTCAGATGCGCGCTCTTCCATCGGCGAAGTCCCAGCCTCAAAGCGCTGGAATCTAACTGGCATACGTGTGCGACCCCTTGTGTCGAGCTCTAGGAGCATGGCACGCTTCCATCTTGGCTTAGCTTCGAACAGATCCGCAGGTTTCGATAGCGTCCGCTACAACGTTTGGATCACAACCCGCGCGGACATCGGCACTTTACCGCTGATCATCGCACGCGCGTCCTCTCCAAGGATTCTGACCGTCGTATCTCGCGCTCCTCGTCTGAGAACTTGGAGCATAGCGACGTGTCGTTTGGTCGTCTTTATGGTTCCTGCGATAGTTTTCGCCAAAATGCCGTGTTTCTTTCGCGGACCGTATGCGTCTGCTACGCCGGTAACGTGAATTGAAATACGACCCCGCGCGGCTCTCACTAGCGAACCAGCGGGCAGCCTCCCTTAGAGAGGGGTCTCGTCACTTCCTCTCCAGGGATCGCGCGGACGAGCTTATAAAGATCCCAATCGGATGAAGATTCGCTCGGCGTCTTGACTTCGAATAGGTAGTTGTCCCGCACCACTCTGCCGTCGATCCGGAGTTTGCCTTTGTTGGTCATTGGATCTTCGATGGGAAGGTCGCGCATTTTGGCCATGATAGTATCCGGATCGCGCGTGCCGGCCGCCTTAACGGCCTTGAGATAGTGATTGACAGCGCTGTACACGAGCGCCTGATCCCAAGTCAGAGGACGTCCCATCCTATTCGCGAATTTGGCAGACCGCCCGCTCGTCTCATCATTCAGATTCCAGTAGAACTGGCGCCATATAGGCGAGTGTGCCCGCGATGAACTCGGGCGGCGCGGGCGCTTGTCGCTCACGTGGAAGGCGTGACGCAATGCCGAAGCCTGTAAGTTTGACCGATCTGGTGTCGTAGTTCACCAAGAGATTGACGGGCTTGATGTCCTTGTGGACGAGGCCGCGCTCGTGGAGCTTGCCCAACGCTACAGCGGTGCTGATCAAGCGAGGTGCAAAAAGCGTCCCACCTCCATCGGATTGGCCACGCGCAGGTCGAGCGGCTCGCCGCCGGAATCCTCGAGCAGCAATGTGGCCCGATCGCCTTCGCGGATGAGCTCCAGCGGTCGGGCCGCCCATGTTCCGTCCAAATCGTCCTTCAACCCATATTCGTGAATGAGGCGATCAAGGATGGCTGGACGCGGATGCTCGGCTGCGGGCGAGACCGCTGGCCCGGTGCTGCGGTTTCCGTCGGCGTCCAGGCGCCATCCTCGGGAGAAGACACAATCCCCGTCCTCCCACACGACCTGGAAGTTGCTATTCCTATCGGTATCAAACCGAGTAGATGGACTCACTGTCGACTCCATCACTCCGCCAATCAAGGCCCTGCGATCCCGCGCACCCGACTGGCCGGTCCGAGATTAATCCGAGCTAACTTGCCACGTACGGTGCGCTTTGACAATTTCACCCCTTGTCCAGCAATCGGCTGAACGGGACACCGGGTTCTACGCAGACATGTTCTCGCTCGCTTCGAAGGAATGCTTTCCAGTAGAGCTAGGTAAATTTGGCAGGATGGGCTTCTTGCCTCCTCTCACTGGCCATACTCGGAAGGCGACCCCGTAAGCTTGTGGCCGAGCTGCAGGGCTGAAACGGGCCAACGTATCGAGCGACCTTTCGGTGTGCATGGCCGCGCTCGGGTTAGCTTCGACCAGACTTGAAGCTTTGGACCGCGCGTCCGCTACGGCCTTTCAGATTACAACGTCGTGGATGTGGGCAGTTCATCGGTGATGGTGTGTACACAATTTCCTCCCGGATTCTAACCATCGTTTTCGCTTCTCTTTCGCGGGCCGTATGCGTCTGCTACGCCGTCAACGTGAATTGAAATACGGCCCCCCGCGGTTCATTGGCGCACGCCCACAAGCGTCCGCCATGCGCCTCAATAATCGAACGGCAGATCGATAAGCCCATCCCCAAGCCGTCTGGTTTGGTGGTGTAAAAGGCCTCAAACAACCGTTCGACCCCCTCAGGCATCAACCCCGGACCTGAATCCCGCACCGAAACGACAACCCCAGAGTCGGTCTTTGCGGTGCTGATCAGTAATTCCCTCGGTCCCCCGCTCATTCCGCTCATCGCCTCGATGGCGTTGATGAGCAAATTGAGAATTACTTGTTGCAGTCGGACGCGATCCCCCTGAATCGCCGGCAGGTTCTCCGCAAGCTGAGCTTGAACCGAAACGCCGTTCTTCTCCATTTCCCGGCTGGTCAACGCGATAACCTCCAGGATCACTTCGTTGATCTCCAAGCTAGCCTTCTGCGGGGGAGCCTTTCTGACGAGCGCGCGGATCCGGTCCATGACTTCACCGGCGCGAACGCCGCTCTCCAGGATGAGACCGAGCGCCTCCCGGACCTCCTGGAGGTTTGGCGGATTGGCGCCGAGCCACCGTAAAGCGGCATCGGCATAGGTGACCGCCGCCCCGATCGGCTGATTGATCTCGTGCGCAATCGAAGCTGATAATTGTCCCATCGTTGCGACGCGATTCGCGTGCGCGAGCTCCATTTGCATTTCGCGCGCCGCAGCTTCCGCCCGCTTGAGCTCAGTCAGATCAAGTACGAAGCCGACGCCCTCATTCGGCCTTCCCTCGAACACCGCGCGGCCGACCAGCACCGGCACGCGGCTACCATCCTTGCGGAAGTACTCTTTCTCTTCGGGTTGGACGGCCCCTTTAACGCTTGCGTCTACCAAGGCGCGTGTGGTGCGATCACGCCATTCCGGAGGCGTCAATTCCATCCAACTCAGATGGCCAGCCTTGAGATCCTCTCTGTCGTATCCCACAATACGGAGAAAGGCGTCGTTAGCATCGATGATCCGACCGTCCAAATTCCATATGACGATGCCGATGATGTTCGAGTCGACCAGCCGTCTTATCCTCGCCTCACGCTCTTGCAGATCATCATAGAGACGGATGTTCTCCAATGAAATCGCCGCCTGCGACGCCAGCAGTTTGAGGAT
This genomic interval from Bradyrhizobium sp. NP1 contains the following:
- a CDS encoding DUF417 family protein, whose translation is MNALMDTTLNPFVGKLRRSILLTSDLDYHAIRVSMVIIFLLFGYQKWWAYEAERLVPFISNGPLISWLYVVFSHQGASWLLGVSEWTFGALLLAGFWDKRLGILGALGSTATFVGTVTIIPFMPDGWDPAAGFPAMTGNVPFLMKDTVLLAVSLYLLKQDLVRVAEQ
- a CDS encoding FUSC family protein; the encoded protein is MIVRARLSSWKLVYSLNMGIVCAISYWTMTYALASMVRMDSDLLGGMWSAVATLFVFRGSRDDSLSAGASRLVATGVSFALCLPYLWVFPFTVPGLAALIGIGTLAMMLLGRQDDIVTTGITTVVVMVVAAISPTDAWQQPVLRLADTVVGVGIGVGGKWVASYLYFRTVGRRSQ
- a CDS encoding SDR family NAD(P)-dependent oxidoreductase, whose translation is MHLKGKRVVITGGSSGIGLALARAMLARGARVAIVGRRQVELDRAVAELKVLGASIGAIAADVTRGPDRQKILAYAKAEFDGMDILVNNAGAVRAGRIETISEGEIRAMVEVNLLAPILLTREALPYLRVSGHGLIVNVTSAAALTGVPFYGSYAATKAGLARFGEALRRELKGEGVHVLTVYPIATETPMMATSKAGVDLGFARESAVDVSAAIVEGIEANALEVARGGDARAKLIGLNRENPLALDESFFGIKAELEAATRDHKAL
- a CDS encoding thiamine pyrophosphate-binding protein; the encoded protein is MSQTVAGTLVDVLEKVGVRQIFGLIGDSLNPIADAVRHSEIEWIGVRHEEGAALAAAGQAKLTGRLGVCCGTTGPGSTHLVAGLYEANRDHAPVLALSGEMPRQKQGTDYFQATESNLLFRDVSLYTETISSPAQAPAVIHQAIAAAYAGRGVAHLTLPQDVIGATSEGSVTSVTTLKQRPEISAGEADIAEMARRIDEADRIVIMCGAGCNGAAEELRALSDRLKAPLIHSFKGKDIMSYNDPRWMGGIGMIGTKPVYQAAMRCDLFLMLGTDYPYSEFLPRKGAVIQVDDRARVLGRRTPTALGVNGSVRPTIRSLLSRVKPKSDSEFFDFITDRRKAWDEMLDKQSDLARSKNLVHPQAVARAVSDLAARNAVFVIDTGLNTLWSGNWIRQSGEQRIIGSFNNGAVGTALGQANGIQALDRSRQVIALCGDGGFNMLMCEFLTAVHHKLPVKCFVYNNSAFGLITLEAEAIGVPAWKHGIDFPNPDYVALARACGGVGFKAERPAELRDVIDKALKADCPAVIDCVVAANELPNFPHVELEQAGNYAKAKIKETILAVTGG
- a CDS encoding ABC transporter substrate-binding protein, encoding MSDKRPRRPSSSRAHSPIWRQFYWNLNDETSGRSAKFANRMGRPLTWDQALVYSAVNHYLKAVKAAGTRDPDTIMAKMRDLPIEDPMTNKGKLRIDGRVVRDNYLFEVKTPSESSSDWDLYKLVRAIPGEEVTRPLSKGGCPLVR
- a CDS encoding winged helix-turn-helix domain-containing protein, translated to MEERASEPIPEIDGLRVNNVFAFGPFKLSVAERLLKRGEEALPIGGRALDLLTVLVERAGEVISQKELIARAWPDVVVEKANLRVHIASLRKVLRDGLDGARYISNVAGRGYCFVAAVARPPLEQAPLQASQAVGTGLKDEIAAARGQADVGIELLRTALGALHSEHHNILLTVFAGALTQGLLKAGQFGEALLTVNGAIGQATSLGATFHIAELLRLKAEVLAAAPQKDVAAALDCLRQSLRFARDQSALAYELRSATTLARLLSEGGQREEARSILAPVYDRFAEEFETPDLRDARALLASLA
- a CDS encoding DUF3551 domain-containing protein gives rise to the protein MDENRTEPLKKVRCTMAAQSRQSHAGRTMRTFLFAPLTSAVAFAVDNQIAARDYPFCIQRDECGGGRGDCSFTSYQQCQATASGRLAYCRINSASGIATPQSGTPIGDGEMDEHILDLWRH
- a CDS encoding HAMP domain-containing sensor histidine kinase produces the protein MRETEGLVKIAEPREIFGTAPTAKRPITWSMTAKAAPQEPSEFESLLLAIAGHDLRQPLQVIQGAHDFLGLGVRTASELRLLRAGQSAIDRLKDQLDQLLAAIRFREHAEGVKLTPVPVGPLLRQARHEQEIGALRKGVSIRTVQTTATIHGNALLLSTVLRNLVSNAIRYTEPGGRILLGCRHVGESIRIDVYDTGIGMTADQMPRVFEAFTRLDPARRDGLGVGLFIVRQAVGILGYRVDINSEPSQGTRFSIFAPRA
- a CDS encoding protein kinase; protein product: MISTAVALGKLHERGLVHKDIKPVNLLVNYDTRSVKLTGFGIASRLPRERQAPAPPEFIAGTLAYMAPVLLESE